In the genome of Triticum urartu cultivar G1812 chromosome 5, Tu2.1, whole genome shotgun sequence, one region contains:
- the LOC125555410 gene encoding obtusifoliol 14-alpha demethylase-like, translated as MDLTSSTAMWCAIVVLLVMLLATQKISRARRMSCIDPQCTSQQLPPVVNGVALLRLLPTLLKEGLPSMANDLYVKYGSVFTVSSFGLKVTLLIGPEVTVHFFQGLESDISHGNLLEFTVPMFGKAVGYGRDKATRIEQMRFHTEALKASGLRSHVHPMLQEVEGYFAKWGEEGIVDLKLEFEQLLMLISSRCLLGKEVRENMFDEVHALFHEIESSMTLISFLFPYLPTPVNRRRDRARIRLTQILSDVVESRKSSGRVEQDTLQKLIDSEYKDGNPTTVAEVVGLIMSLIFAGKRTSSLASTWTASCLLSHPVFLRAAIEEQQRVTKKYKGGLDYNAFSEMDTLHSCIKEALRMHPPAAMLVRRTHKPFTVEKKQGKQYEIPQDHIVATPTIVNNNIPYIYRDPHVYDPYRFGLERREDKVGGKFSYTSFSGGRHICVGEAYAYMQLKVIWSRLLRNFELELISPFPKTDWSKILPEPQGKLFIRYKRK; from the exons ATGGACTTGACAAGTAGCACCGCCATGTGGTGTGCCATTGTGGTCCTTCTCGTCATGTTATTAGCCACCCAAAAGATCTCAAGAGCTAGAAGAATGAGTTGCATTGATCCACAGTGTACAAGCCAACAACTTCCACCCGTGGTGAATGGAGTTGCtctcctgagactattacctacCCTCCTGAAGGAAGGCCTGCCTTCTATGGCTAATGATCTGTATGTCAAGTATGGCAGTGTCTTCACAGTAAGTTCATTTGGACTCAAGGTAACACTATTGATCGGGCCAGAGGTGACGGTGCATTTCTTTCAAGGTCTGGAGTCAGATATTAGCCACGGCAATCTGCTCGAGTTCACGGTGCCCATGTTTGGCAAAGCGGTTGGTTATGGCAGAGATAAAGCCACGCGAATTGAACAGATGCGCTTCCACACTGAAGCACTGAAGGCATCAGGGCTGAGGAGCCATGTCCATCCCATGCTTCAAGAAGTGGAG GGTTACTTTGCGAAATGGGGAGAGGAGGGCATAGTTGATTTAAAGCTTGAGTTCGAGCAGTTACTCATGTTGATCTCGAGCCGGTGTCTACTCGGAAAAGAGGTTCGGGAGAACATGTTTGATGAGGTCCATGCACTTTTTCATGAGATCGAAAGCAGTATGACCTTGATCAGCTTCTTGTTCCCATATCTCCCTACTCCAGTAAACCGGCGGCGCGATAGGGCGCGGATCAGGCTAACACAAATACTCTCTGACGTGGTCGAGTCCCGTAAGAGCTCTGGTAGAGTTGAGCAAGACACACTACAAAAGCTAATCGACTCCGAGTACAAAGATGGCAACCCTACAACGGTAGCAGAGGTAGTCGGGCTTATCATGTCATTGATATTTGCTGGGAAACGCACAAGCTCTCTCGCTAGCACTTGGACCGCATCTTGTCTACTCAGCCATCCAGTCTTCTTGAGAGCTGCCATTGAGGAGCAACAACGAGTCACCAAGAAATACAAAGGTGGGCTAGATTACAATGCTTTTTCAGAGATGGATACGCTGCATAGCTGCATCAAGGAAGCCCTAAGGATGCACCCTCCAGCAGCAATGTTGGTTCGCAGGACACATAAGCCCTTCACGGTGGAGAAAAAGCAAGGCAAACAATATGAGATCCCTCAAGACCACATCGTGGCAACTCCTACAATAGTCAACAATAACATCCCTTATATATACAGGGACCCTCACGTGTATGATCCATATCGTTTTGGTCTCGAAAGAAGAGAGGACAAAGTAGGTGGCAAGTTCTCGTACACTTCATTTAGCGGTGGAAGGCACATTTGCGTTGGGGAGGCCTATGCTTACATGCAACTTAAAGTGATATGGAGCCGTTTGTTGAGGAACTTTGAGCTCGAATTGATCTCTCCTTTCCCCAAGACAGACTGGAGCAAGATCTTGCCAGAGCCACAAGGAAAGCTATTCATTAGATATAAGAGAAAATAA
- the LOC125555411 gene encoding MEIOTIC F-BOX protein MOF-like: MSELASIPCTSKRARGTSDGVDRLSSLPDELLHCVMSFLPMPEAVRTSLLSPRWRNLWASAPYIRIDHQDFMDDDKLEKFGDRLLRMRDGTTSLDKAWISVHHAVDTTMCCDWIRHAIMHKVRLLHVSASALLDSTAMFPSQHLKTVRLQYNLLRHGFFRPLNCDCPVLEHLELEHCGLWDLKEISSRSLKVLRIIGCHIFGGLVICASNLTHVSIVDPMCDPGAIVTRDLSSLVTASVSLTSRFHYYKRNTIADHRLLDGLSHATTLELHAPLPEVSFERSLRTCPMFSNLTSLVLGEWCIAADFYPLLRILQRSCKLKELKLKLTMEEFSTCKDSESALSSTRGAPLSGSGRHPCIERVKIYCHEDDPRASSLVQVLQPVVGDVKISIEHH, encoded by the exons ATGTCGGAACTAGCTTCAATCCCCTGCACTTCCAAGAGGGCGCGAGGCACCAGTGACGGTGTCGACAGGCTCAGCAGCCTTCCAGACGAGCTGCTACACTGCGTGATGTCCTTCCTGCCGATGCCGGAGGCCGTGCGCACAAGTCTGCTCTCGCCAAGGTGGCGTAATCTCTGGGCCTCTGCGCCATACATCCGCATCGACCACCAGGACTTTATGGATGACGACAAGCTGGAGAAATTCGGGGACCGCCTGCTGCGCATGCGCGATGGAACTACTTCCTTGGATAAAGCCTGGATCTCTGTGCACCATGCTGTTGATACGACCATGTGTTGTGACTGGATTCGTCATGCCATCATGCACAAAGTTCGTCTCCTTCATGTTTCTGCATCTGCCCTTTTGGATAGCACAGCCATGTTTCCTTCACAGCACCTCAAAACAGTCAGGCTCCAATATAACTTGTTGAGACATGGGTTCTTTAGGCCACTGAACTGTGACTGCCCAGTGCTTGAGCATTTAGAGCTGGAGCATTGTGGTTTGTGGGACCTGAAGGAGATATCATCGAGGTCACTCAAGGTTCTACGTATCATTGGTTGCCATATCTTTGGTGGTCTCGTGATTTGTGCTAGCAACCTTACCCATGTCTCTATCGTTGACCCAATGTGTGATCCTGGTGCTATAGTAACTAGGGATCTGTCTTCTCTAGTAACAGCCTCGGTTAGTCTAACATCTAGGTTTCATTATTATAAGCGAAACACAATAGCGGATCATCGTCTACTTGATGGCCTCTCACATGCCACCACCTTGGAGTTGCATGCACCATTACCTGAG GTCTCATTCGAGAGGAGTTTGAGGACATGCCCTATGTTCAGCAACCTGACAAGCCTGGTGCTGGGTGAGTGGTGCATTGCTGCTGACTTCTACCCGCTGCTTCGCATTCTCCAGCGCTCGTGCAAGCTGAAGGAGCTAAAACTTAAGCTCACAATG GAGGAATTTAGTACATGCAAGGATTCTGAATCTGCTCTGTCGTCAACCAGGGGAGCACCGCTGTCGGGCTCAGGCAGACACCCTTGCATCGAGAGGGTCAAAATCTACTGCCATGAAGATGATCCAAGGGCCAGCTCGTTGGTGCAGGTGTTGCAGCCGGTTGTTGGCGATGTGAAAATCAGCATCGAGCATCACTGA